From the Amia ocellicauda isolate fAmiCal2 chromosome 21, fAmiCal2.hap1, whole genome shotgun sequence genome, one window contains:
- the ap5m1 gene encoding AP-5 complex subunit mu-1 yields the protein MSIRALWVISHEKGECGTVSFSRRYPTVERRARGLAGRRYVPIPEDSDLLRPLLTELGVTDPEKPFVTSRDDCARPQRSPALEVHLEGQDGGTLWPLLAITQGELILACLPLVEVPLEPQPPLPSLPSVSQGLSLLAGLQTFICGAGGRVEGDLLASRLALLPAVLLQTCPLGTPLDTLQLGLPPAPSPAPAGPQKQPAWKPGVHRGRAVVNVALSEQVRSMQYGSRTKQDLWDVFGTVTCKCELEGVLPNVTVTLCLPPNGSPLQDVLVHPCVTSLDSSVLTANSIDDSDGSSFSGPYKFPFSPPLEPFRLCSYTSQVPVPPILGSYQLKEEESQLKLTVSLKLHESVRNSFEYCEAHLPFFNRGPLNIVDVRVSAGQLEVSREKSLLVWVLGQKFPKSLEATLGGTVAFSGQSPGPVDPLCTGLTAYIKLYFRVPDLTLSGCSVDQHSVQVYSSAKPRITTSRELLSSEYFIWNSTGDAPVSSGLMML from the exons ATGAGTATCCGAGCCCTGTGGGTCATCAGCCATGAGAAGGGCGAGTGTGGGACAGTGAGCTTCTCAAG GCGGTACCCGACGGTGGAGCGCCGTGCACGGGGGCTGGCAGGGAGGCGGTATGTGCCCATTCCTGAGGACAGCGATCTGCTGCGCCCACTTCTGACGGAGCTGGGAGTGACGGACCCAGAAAAGCCCTTTGTAACATCCCGGGATGACTGTGCCCGCCCCCAGCGCTCTCCAGCTCTGGAGGTGCACCTGGAGGGCCAGGATGGGGGAACTCTCTGGCCTCTGTTGGCCATCACTCAGGGGGAGCTGATCCTGGCTTGTCTGCCACTAGTAGAGGTCCCCCTGGAGCCTCAGCCCCCACTACCCAGCCTGCCCTCTGTGTCCCAGGGACTCTCCCTGCTGGCAGGGCTACAGACCTTCATatgtggggctgggggaaggGTGGAAGGGGATCTCCTGGCCTCACGTTTGGCCCTCCTACCAGCTGTGCTGCTGCAGACCTGCCCCCTCGGCACCCCCCTGGATACCCTCCAACTGGGGCTGCCGCCAGCCCCTTCCCCTGCTCCTGCAGGACCCCAAAAGCAACCCGCCTGGAAGCCAGGGGTGCACCGCGGGCGGGCAGTGGTCAATGTGGCCCTCAGTGAGCAGGTGCGCTCCATGCAGTATGGCAGCCGCACGAAGCAGGACCTCTGGGATGTCTTTGGTACGGTCACCTGCAAG TGTGAGTTGGAGGGGGTCTTGCCCAATGTGACTGTGACCCTCTGTCTGCCGCCCAACGGCTCCCCACTGCAGGACGTGCTGGTTCACCCCTGTGTGACCTCCCTGGACTCCAGTGTCCTGACTGCCAACAGCATAGACGACAGTGATGGCTCATCCTTCTCCGGTCCGTACAAGTTCCCCTTCTCCCCCCCTTTGGAGCCTTTCCGCCTCTGCAGTTACACGTCACAG GTACCTGTGCCTCCCATACTGGGGTCCTATCAgctgaaggaggaggagagccAGTTAAAACTGACCGTCAGCCTGAAGCTGCATGAGAGCGTCAGGAACAGCTTTGAGTACTGCGAGGCACACCTGCCCTTCTTCAACAG GGGACCGCTGAACATTGTGGACGTGCGGGTGAGTGCGGGACAGCTGGAGGTCTCCCGAGAGAAGAGCCTTTTGGTCTGGGTGCTGG GTCAGAAGTTCCCCAAGTCTTTGGAGGCTACACTAGGGGGCACTGTGGCTTTCTCTGGGCAATCCCCAGGGCCAGTTGACCCTCTTTGCACAGGGCTGACTGCCTACATCAAG CTGTACTTCCGAGTCCCTGACCTAACTCTGTCTGGATGCTCTGTGGACCAACACTCGGTGCAAGTGTACTCCTCCGCCAAGCCACGCATCACCACCT CCCGTGAGCTTTTGTCCTCCGAGTATTTCATCTGGAACTCCACAGGGGATGCTCCCGTTTCTTCTGGACTTATGATGCTGTAA
- the naa30 gene encoding N-alpha-acetyltransferase 30, whose product MAAVPPGPSALPASPAESIPFPGAGCAVPGEGEERGCGRGDTTIPGAGQQQQICEGKGASKGTQNHLYSHPAALHFHTQTQQQLNGLISSAEDGLPCTHPNRLHSHHHHPAHRPPDSPGGLTDHCDSTGGARGGAPENNNVSDSNNRDCQQQCPQQNHSFSNNNNINSMLALARTEPGSIQLAAEETGRKGEHGRTEPRPSPADPPDGEKAEDGEGLGTQGAGVELATALDAAGTSQAPVSEMARLGLNSSPEEEEEEEEEMDEEGSIQYVRYESELQMPDIMRLITKDLSEPYSIYTYRYFIHNWPQLCFLAMVREECVGAIVCKLDMHKKMFRRGYIAMLAVDSKYRRKGIGTNLVKKAIYAMVDGDCDEVVLETEITNKSALKLYENLGFVRDKRLFRYYLNGVDALRLKLWLR is encoded by the exons ATGGCTGCGGTGCCGCCTGGGCCTAGCGCGCTGCCTGCATCCCCGGCCGAGAGTATTCCCTTCCCCGGGGCTGGGTGCGCCGTACCCGGGGAAGGGGAGGAACGAGGCTGCGGACGAGGAGATACCACGATCCCCGGAGCAGGACAACAGCAACAGATATGTGAGGGGAAAGGGGCGAGCAAAGGTACCCAGAACCACCTGTACTCCCACCCGGCAGCCCTCCacttccacacacagacacagcagcaACTCAACGGCTTAATCAGCTCCGCAGAGGACGGCCTCCCGTGCACCCACCCGAACCGTCTCCAcagccaccaccaccacccggCGCACAGGCCGCCTGACAGCCCGGGGGGGCTCACCGACCACTGTGACAGCACCGGCGGGGCTCGGGGTGGCGCCCCGGAGAACAACAACGTGAGCGACAGTAACAACCGCGACTGCCAGCAACAGTGTCCCCAGCAGAACCACTCGttttccaacaacaacaacatcaacagcaTGCTGGCCCTGGCGAGGACGGAGCCCGGCTCCATCCAGCTCGCAGCAGAGGAGACGGGTAGGAAAGGCGAGCACGGCAGAACTGAACCCCGGCCTTCCCCCGCTGACCCCCCGGACGGGGAGAAGGCGGAGGATGGGGAAGGCCTCGGGACGCAGGGGGCTGGAGTAGAGTTAGCGACCGCCCTGGATGCCGCTGGCACCTCGCAGGCGCCGGTGTCGGAGATGGCCAGGTTGGGTCTGAACAGCTCgcctgaggaggaggaggaggaggaggaggaaatgGATGAGGAAGGCTCGATCCAGTACGTGCGCTACGAGTCCGAGCTGCAGATGCCGGACATCATGAGGCTGATCACCAAGGACTTGTCGGAGCCCTATTCAATTTACACCTATAGGTACTTCATCCACAACTGGCCTCAGCTCTGCTTTCTG GCGATGGTGAGGGAGGAGTGCGTGGGCGCCATTGTGTGCAAGCTGGACATGCACAAGAAGATGTTCCGGCGAGGTTACATTGCAATGTTGGCGGTGGACTCCAAATACCGGAGGAAAGGCATCG GTACCAATCTGGTGAAGAAGGCCATCTATGCCATGGTAGATGGAGATTGTGATGAG GTGGTGCTAGAAACCGAGATTACTAACAAGTCGGCTCTGAAACTGTATGAGAACCTGGGCTTTGTGAGGGACAAGCGGCTCTTCCGATACTATTTAAATGGGGTGGACGCACTGCGGCTCAAACTGTGGCTTCGTTAG